The Haloplanus salinarum genome includes a region encoding these proteins:
- a CDS encoding S1C family serine protease, whose translation MVEGETSRRRFLRAGGLALAAGLAGCGASAPTGDDGAASTDTSPYTRVYRDTIDSVLLVETGSGSGTGFVYDGTHVVTNAHVVGDATAVDLRTSGGDWYEGEVVGTDPNSDLAAVAVEGLPESTVPLAFASEPAVIGQEVVAIGNPFDLDGSVTTGVVSGTDRSIPAPTGFNIPDAIQTDAAVNPGNSGGPLVALDGSVVAVINSGGGDNIAFGISAALARRVLPELIETGSFEHSFLGAALAPVTPTLAEANDLAEPRGLLVVQVMPDGPAEGILRPSDPEVVDGERVPVGGDVLLSIEGTTTDTPEALGSYLALETDPGDAVSLTILRDGSERTVEVELGTRPNSPS comes from the coding sequence ATGGTCGAGGGAGAGACGAGCCGACGCCGCTTCCTCCGTGCGGGCGGTCTCGCGCTGGCCGCGGGGCTCGCCGGCTGTGGCGCGTCGGCGCCGACGGGTGACGACGGTGCGGCATCGACGGACACCAGTCCCTACACCCGGGTCTACCGCGACACTATCGACTCGGTCCTCCTGGTCGAGACCGGATCGGGGAGCGGGACGGGCTTCGTCTACGACGGCACCCACGTCGTCACGAACGCCCACGTCGTCGGCGACGCGACGGCGGTCGACCTCCGGACGAGCGGGGGCGACTGGTACGAGGGCGAGGTCGTCGGTACCGACCCGAACAGCGACCTGGCGGCCGTCGCCGTCGAGGGCCTGCCCGAGTCGACGGTACCGCTCGCGTTCGCGTCGGAGCCGGCGGTCATCGGTCAGGAGGTGGTCGCCATCGGCAACCCGTTCGACCTCGACGGCTCGGTCACGACCGGCGTCGTCAGCGGCACCGACCGCTCGATCCCCGCGCCGACGGGCTTCAACATCCCCGACGCCATCCAGACCGACGCGGCGGTCAACCCGGGCAACAGCGGCGGGCCGCTGGTCGCGCTGGACGGCTCGGTGGTCGCCGTCATCAACTCCGGCGGCGGCGACAACATCGCGTTCGGCATCTCGGCGGCCCTCGCCCGGCGGGTGCTTCCGGAACTGATCGAGACCGGCTCGTTCGAACACTCCTTCCTCGGGGCGGCGCTGGCGCCGGTCACGCCGACGCTCGCCGAGGCCAACGACCTCGCGGAGCCGCGCGGACTGCTCGTGGTGCAGGTGATGCCCGACGGGCCCGCCGAGGGGATCCTCCGGCCGAGCGACCCCGAGGTGGTCGACGGCGAGCGCGTCCCCGTCGGCGGCGACGTGTTGCTGTCCATCGAGGGGACGACCACGGACACGCCGGAGGCGTTGGGAAGCTACCTCGCCCTGGAGACCGACCCCGGCGACGCCGTCTCGCTGACGATCCTGCGGGACGGGAGCGAGCGGACCGTCGAGGTGGAACTCGGCACCCGTCCCAACAGCCCCTCCTGA
- a CDS encoding DsbA family oxidoreductase, with product MSDTQARERITVYSDYVCPFCYLGRQSLDRYQTERAEPLAVDWQPFDLRAGKRDADGTIDHSVDDGKGDDYYAQARENVRRLGEEYDVDLAQEIATDVDSRPAQAVSYRVKETEDYETWLAFDRAVFEALWTDGRDIGEADVLVDCAEAADLDPAVVRSALADDDLFARVDEQFEAAQKRGITGVPTFAYDGHAARGAVPPEQLRRLVEGN from the coding sequence ATGAGCGACACCCAGGCCCGCGAGCGCATCACGGTCTACTCGGATTACGTCTGTCCCTTCTGTTATCTGGGTCGACAGTCCCTCGATCGGTATCAGACCGAGCGGGCGGAGCCGCTGGCCGTCGACTGGCAACCCTTCGACCTCCGCGCGGGGAAACGCGACGCCGACGGCACGATCGATCACTCCGTCGACGACGGGAAAGGCGACGACTACTACGCCCAGGCGCGGGAGAACGTCCGCCGCCTCGGCGAGGAGTACGACGTCGACCTGGCACAGGAGATCGCGACCGACGTCGACTCCCGCCCCGCCCAAGCCGTCTCCTACCGCGTGAAGGAGACGGAGGACTACGAGACGTGGCTGGCCTTCGACCGGGCGGTCTTCGAGGCGCTGTGGACCGACGGTCGGGACATCGGGGAGGCGGACGTCCTGGTCGACTGCGCCGAGGCCGCCGACCTCGATCCGGCCGTCGTCCGGTCGGCGCTGGCCGACGACGACCTCTTCGCCCGGGTCGACGAACAGTTCGAGGCCGCCCAGAAACGCGGGATCACCGGCGTGCCGACGTTCGCGTACGACGGGCACGCGGCGCGCGGTGCGGTCCCGCCCGAACAGCTCCGGCGGCTGGTCGAGGGTAACTGA
- a CDS encoding DUF7331 family protein → MESRSARSDRDPGPPALDRYAGYEDGDEFVVCDRRDARAWLRSDTVVSLDPDSRD, encoded by the coding sequence ATGGAATCCCGTTCGGCTCGCTCCGACCGCGACCCCGGACCGCCGGCCCTCGATCGGTACGCCGGATACGAGGACGGCGACGAGTTCGTCGTCTGTGACCGCCGGGACGCCCGGGCGTGGCTCCGCTCCGATACGGTCGTGTCGCTCGATCCCGATAGTCGCGATTGA
- a CDS encoding molybdopterin-dependent oxidoreductase codes for MSHSEPPADADPDRWTLTVDGAVADPLSVSAAALAADDAMRSSTACAGETATERAWQGVRVGTLVDRAAPDAAAAHALVHSVDPEYACGFALDRLRSALLAVRLDGEPIPAERGGPVRLLVPDADCWERVKWVTRIDVLTDPPGEADTARDRVPADG; via the coding sequence ATGTCGCACTCGGAGCCACCGGCCGACGCCGATCCGGATCGCTGGACGCTGACCGTCGACGGCGCCGTCGCCGACCCGCTGTCGGTGTCCGCGGCGGCCCTCGCGGCCGACGACGCGATGCGGTCGTCGACGGCCTGCGCGGGGGAGACGGCGACGGAGCGGGCGTGGCAGGGGGTCAGGGTCGGGACGCTCGTCGACCGGGCGGCCCCCGACGCGGCGGCGGCCCACGCGCTGGTGCACTCCGTGGATCCCGAGTACGCCTGTGGCTTCGCCCTCGACCGCCTCCGGTCGGCGCTGCTCGCGGTCCGGCTGGACGGCGAGCCGATCCCGGCGGAGCGGGGCGGCCCCGTCCGCCTCCTGGTGCCCGACGCCGACTGCTGGGAGCGGGTGAAGTGGGTCACCCGGATCGACGTGTTGACCGACCCGCCGGGCGAGGCCGACACCGCCCGGGACCGCGTGCCGGCCGACGGCTGA
- a CDS encoding halocyanin domain-containing protein, which produces MFDSDSPTRRSVVLSTSALALGGLTALAGCSGGGGGGGGGDGGGGGGGGGGGGDGGGGEDTATDSGGGGEDTATDSGGGGDAGDGGAGAELQEWFSNVDNYESVVDETGSDQVTVSVGAQGNGGAFAFDPAAIRVSAGTTVLWEWTGQGAQHNVADEGGAFESDLTAEEGFTFEHTFEEAGTYRYACTPHRSLGMKGAVVVE; this is translated from the coding sequence ATGTTCGATTCCGATTCGCCTACGCGACGGTCGGTCGTACTGTCGACGAGCGCACTCGCCCTCGGTGGTCTCACCGCGCTGGCCGGGTGTAGCGGCGGCGGTGGTGGCGGCGGTGGTGGCGACGGCGGCGGTGGTGGCGGCGGTGGTGGCGGCGGTGGTGACGGTGGCGGTGGCGAGGACACCGCGACCGATTCCGGCGGCGGTGGCGAGGACACCGCGACCGATTCCGGCGGCGGTGGCGACGCCGGCGACGGCGGCGCGGGCGCCGAACTCCAGGAGTGGTTCTCCAACGTCGACAACTACGAGTCGGTCGTCGACGAGACGGGGAGCGATCAGGTCACCGTGAGCGTCGGCGCGCAGGGCAACGGTGGCGCCTTCGCGTTCGATCCGGCGGCGATCCGGGTCTCGGCCGGGACGACGGTCCTCTGGGAGTGGACCGGGCAGGGCGCCCAGCACAACGTCGCCGACGAGGGCGGCGCCTTCGAGAGCGACCTCACCGCCGAGGAGGGGTTCACCTTCGAACACACCTTCGAGGAGGCCGGAACCTACCGCTACGCCTGTACGCCCCACCGGTCGCTGGGGATGAAAGGCGCCGTCGTCGTCGAGTGA
- a CDS encoding rubrerythrin family protein: MDGNTLAETVRENRATELDRLGSEKALVASTAARLDRASVLAATLDAERRAAATFEAWAADEGDDAARAAFERVASRERDHAERVRGLLDDADGEPDADPEPDPLHAHLRDLDSTAERVAAGLVARPLVSERSLLQVVNFFVNEADERAADTVRDLRSETRDLVDDGAALLDTCCADDDDWDRAREAADRTVAVAYAEYEDRLTEMGVDPKPVC; the protein is encoded by the coding sequence ATGGACGGGAACACGCTGGCCGAGACGGTGCGGGAGAACCGCGCGACCGAACTGGATCGACTCGGCTCAGAGAAGGCGCTGGTGGCGTCGACGGCGGCCCGACTCGACCGGGCGTCGGTGCTCGCGGCGACGCTGGACGCCGAGCGTCGCGCCGCCGCGACCTTCGAGGCGTGGGCGGCAGACGAGGGGGACGACGCGGCTCGCGCGGCGTTCGAACGGGTCGCGAGCCGGGAGCGTGACCACGCCGAGCGCGTCCGTGGTCTGCTGGACGACGCCGACGGCGAACCGGACGCGGACCCGGAACCCGACCCGCTCCACGCCCACCTCCGTGACCTCGATTCGACCGCCGAACGGGTCGCCGCGGGGCTCGTCGCCCGCCCGCTGGTGAGCGAGCGATCGCTGCTGCAGGTGGTGAACTTCTTCGTCAACGAGGCCGACGAGCGGGCCGCCGACACCGTCCGGGACCTGCGCTCCGAGACGCGGGACCTGGTCGACGACGGGGCCGCGCTCCTCGATACCTGCTGTGCGGACGACGACGACTGGGACCGGGCCCGCGAGGCCGCCGACCGCACCGTCGCCGTCGCCTACGCCGAGTACGAGGACCGACTGACCGAGATGGGTGTCGACCCGAAGCCGGTCTGCTGA
- a CDS encoding isocitrate/isopropylmalate dehydrogenase family protein — MSYDIAVIPGDGIGNEVVEAVEPLLVDVAAAHGVDVSTTWFDWGSQRYLDEGALMPDDGLDRLESFDAILLGAVGHPDVPDHVTLRGLRLPITKGFNQHVCKRPSYLFEGVDSPLKGYTDGDIDLVVYRQNTEGEYADVGGREHRGFENEVAVQASVFTREATEAVVRPAFEAASERDGKLTNVTKSNAQAHSMVFWDDIVEEVSEEYPDVEVERLLVDAASMDFVRRPDEFDVVVASNLFGDILTDIGGIISGSLGLAPSTNINPDRTYPSMFEPVHGSAFDIMGEGVANPLATVLSGALMFDHLGEDAVADALHDAVAAQLADNDAPRTADIGGSAATVDVTDDLTERLI; from the coding sequence ATGTCCTACGACATCGCGGTCATTCCCGGTGACGGCATCGGGAACGAGGTAGTGGAGGCGGTCGAGCCGTTGCTGGTCGACGTCGCCGCGGCCCACGGGGTCGACGTGTCGACGACGTGGTTCGACTGGGGGAGTCAGCGCTACCTCGACGAGGGGGCGCTCATGCCCGACGACGGCCTGGACCGGCTGGAGTCCTTCGACGCCATCCTCCTCGGGGCCGTCGGCCACCCCGACGTCCCGGATCACGTCACGCTCCGGGGGCTCCGCCTCCCGATCACCAAGGGGTTCAACCAGCACGTCTGTAAGCGCCCCTCGTACCTGTTCGAGGGCGTCGACAGTCCCCTGAAGGGCTACACGGACGGCGACATCGACCTCGTGGTCTACCGGCAGAACACCGAGGGGGAGTACGCGGACGTGGGCGGGCGCGAACACCGGGGCTTCGAGAACGAGGTGGCGGTGCAGGCGTCGGTGTTCACCCGCGAGGCGACCGAGGCGGTCGTCCGGCCGGCGTTCGAGGCCGCGAGCGAACGGGACGGCAAGCTGACGAACGTCACGAAGTCGAACGCCCAGGCCCACAGCATGGTGTTCTGGGACGACATCGTCGAGGAGGTGAGCGAGGAGTACCCCGACGTCGAAGTCGAGCGTCTGCTGGTCGACGCCGCGAGCATGGACTTCGTGCGCCGCCCCGACGAGTTCGACGTGGTGGTGGCCTCGAACCTCTTCGGCGACATCCTCACCGACATCGGCGGGATCATCAGCGGAAGCCTCGGGCTGGCGCCGTCGACGAACATCAACCCCGACCGCACCTACCCGTCGATGTTCGAACCCGTCCACGGCAGCGCCTTCGACATCATGGGTGAGGGGGTCGCCAACCCGCTGGCGACGGTGCTCTCGGGAGCGCTCATGTTCGACCACCTCGGCGAGGACGCCGTCGCCGACGCGCTCCACGACGCCGTCGCCGCCCAGCTGGCCGACAACGACGCCCCGCGCACCGCCGACATCGGCGGGAGCGCGGCGACCGTCGACGTCACGGACGACCTGACAGAGCGACTGATCTAG
- a CDS encoding MBL fold metallo-hydrolase, producing MTTDTAESLSAAALRERLAAGDPVTLLDVRDRAEVERWRIEAPSLTRVHVPYVKFVAAGVAGDATDLLPADVREPVVVVCPHGAASAEVADGLAAAGVDARNLADGMEGWARLYDRTVVAEGAATLHQYSRPASGCLGYAVVADGEMAVVDPLRAFVDRYRADAADLGVDLTYAVDTHVHADHVSGVRALAAATGATPVVPRGAVDRGVADAADVETVRDGDRLPVGETGMTAVALPGHTTGMTGFAVGSAGDTDALLTGDSLFLDGVARPDLQEGADPQTQARTLYATLTDRLARFPDDVLVAPGHADAGVASDPAVARLGDLRTRLDAFAEDEATFVERTTRGGAEPANAARIVGINLGTETVDDGTAFELELGPNNCAAGG from the coding sequence ATGACGACCGACACCGCGGAGTCGCTCTCGGCGGCGGCGCTCCGGGAACGCCTCGCCGCCGGCGACCCCGTGACGCTGCTCGACGTGCGGGACCGCGCGGAGGTCGAACGCTGGCGTATCGAGGCGCCGTCGCTCACCCGTGTCCACGTTCCGTACGTGAAGTTCGTCGCCGCGGGCGTCGCCGGCGACGCGACCGACCTCCTGCCCGCCGACGTGCGGGAGCCGGTGGTCGTCGTCTGTCCGCACGGCGCGGCGAGCGCCGAGGTGGCCGACGGGCTCGCGGCCGCCGGCGTCGACGCCCGGAACCTCGCCGACGGTATGGAGGGGTGGGCGCGGTTGTACGACCGCACGGTCGTCGCCGAGGGCGCGGCGACCCTCCACCAGTACAGCCGGCCCGCGAGCGGCTGCCTCGGATACGCCGTCGTCGCGGACGGCGAGATGGCTGTCGTCGACCCGTTGCGCGCGTTCGTCGACCGCTACCGGGCCGACGCGGCCGACCTGGGGGTCGACCTGACCTACGCCGTCGACACGCACGTCCACGCCGACCACGTGAGCGGGGTGCGGGCCCTCGCGGCGGCGACGGGCGCGACGCCCGTGGTGCCCCGAGGAGCGGTCGACCGCGGCGTCGCCGACGCCGCCGACGTCGAGACGGTGCGGGACGGCGACCGCCTCCCCGTCGGCGAGACGGGGATGACGGCGGTGGCCCTGCCGGGACACACGACGGGGATGACCGGCTTCGCCGTCGGTTCGGCGGGCGACACGGACGCGCTCCTGACCGGTGACAGCCTCTTTCTCGACGGCGTCGCCCGCCCCGACCTGCAGGAGGGCGCCGACCCCCAGACGCAGGCCCGGACGCTGTACGCGACGCTCACCGATCGTCTCGCGCGCTTCCCCGACGACGTTCTCGTCGCGCCCGGGCACGCCGATGCCGGCGTGGCGTCGGACCCGGCCGTCGCTCGCCTCGGCGACCTGCGGACCCGGCTGGACGCCTTCGCGGAGGACGAGGCGACGTTCGTCGAGCGGACGACGCGGGGCGGGGCCGAACCCGCGAACGCCGCGCGGATCGTCGGGATCAACCTGGGGACCGAAACCGTCGACGACGGGACCGCCTTCGAACTCGAACTCGGGCCGAACAACTGCGCCGCCGGCGGGTAG
- a CDS encoding 2Fe-2S iron-sulfur cluster-binding protein, producing MPTVRFRGRPIDCETGTLLRTVLRDAGLTPHNGLADRLNCGGIGTCGTCAVAVEGPTNEPTTRERRRLAFPPHEPDDGLRLACQTRVRGDLDVTKHEGFWGQHVDAAGD from the coding sequence ATGCCGACCGTCCGATTCCGCGGCCGTCCGATCGACTGCGAGACGGGCACGCTTCTCAGGACCGTCCTCCGGGATGCCGGACTCACCCCACACAACGGGCTCGCCGACCGGCTGAACTGCGGCGGGATCGGCACCTGTGGCACCTGTGCCGTCGCCGTCGAGGGGCCGACGAACGAGCCGACCACCCGGGAGCGCCGCCGGCTCGCCTTCCCGCCCCACGAGCCCGACGACGGGCTGCGACTCGCCTGTCAGACCCGCGTTCGGGGTGACCTCGACGTGACCAAACACGAGGGATTCTGGGGACAGCACGTCGACGCGGCCGGCGACTAA
- a CDS encoding cryptochrome/photolyase family protein — MRLHWHRTDLRPSDNLALVTGDDPILPVYVFDPRVLTHAAPPRVAFVRESLATLREWYRARESDLLIVRGEAPAELPRLADEYDAGTVSWAQAYSGLGRRRDDRVADRLAADGVDHRIVDDHLLHEPGSITTNDGDPYAVYSYFWKKWRDREKASSVAAPGADRLVDPGVETPIPTLDDLGFDDPEATIPPGGYETARHRLNEFCSGPIYDYGSARDRPAADATSRLSAHLTHGTVGVRTVHDRVVRAREEAPDEDAREAVETFRGELAWREFYHHVLYFDPQVVTENYRDYENDIEWRTDPAELRAWKDGETGYPIVDAGMRQLREEAYMHNRVRMIVASFLTKDLLIDWREGYDWFRRKLVDHNPANDNGGWQWAASTGTDAQPYFRIFNPMTQGERHDPDAEYIRKYVPELRGVDPDLIHDWHELSPTQRRRTAPEYPAPVVDHSERRERALAMFERARGEHED, encoded by the coding sequence ATGCGGCTCCACTGGCACCGGACGGACCTCCGGCCGTCCGACAACCTGGCCCTGGTGACGGGAGACGACCCGATACTGCCGGTTTACGTCTTCGATCCGCGAGTGCTGACCCACGCCGCGCCGCCTCGGGTGGCGTTCGTTCGTGAGAGTCTCGCAACCCTTCGCGAGTGGTATCGCGCCCGCGAGAGCGACCTTCTGATCGTCCGCGGCGAGGCGCCCGCCGAACTCCCCCGTCTCGCCGACGAGTACGACGCCGGGACGGTGTCGTGGGCGCAGGCCTACTCCGGGCTGGGCCGCCGGCGCGACGACCGGGTCGCCGACCGCCTCGCCGCCGACGGCGTCGACCACCGGATCGTCGACGATCACCTCCTCCACGAACCGGGGTCGATCACCACCAACGACGGGGATCCCTACGCCGTCTACAGTTACTTCTGGAAGAAGTGGCGCGACCGCGAGAAGGCGTCGTCGGTGGCGGCCCCGGGCGCGGATCGGCTCGTCGACCCGGGTGTCGAGACGCCGATCCCGACCCTCGACGACCTCGGTTTCGACGACCCGGAGGCGACGATCCCCCCCGGCGGCTACGAGACGGCGCGGCACCGCCTCAACGAGTTCTGCTCGGGACCGATCTACGACTACGGGTCGGCGCGGGACCGCCCGGCGGCCGACGCCACCTCCCGCCTCTCGGCGCATCTGACCCACGGCACCGTCGGCGTCCGGACGGTTCACGACCGGGTCGTCCGCGCTCGCGAGGAGGCCCCGGACGAGGACGCCCGCGAGGCCGTCGAGACGTTCCGCGGCGAACTCGCCTGGCGGGAGTTCTACCACCACGTCCTCTATTTCGATCCCCAGGTAGTGACCGAGAACTACCGCGACTACGAGAACGACATCGAGTGGCGGACCGACCCCGCGGAGCTCCGGGCCTGGAAGGACGGCGAGACGGGGTACCCCATCGTCGACGCGGGGATGCGCCAGCTCCGCGAGGAGGCGTACATGCACAACCGCGTCCGCATGATCGTCGCCTCCTTCCTCACGAAGGACCTCCTGATCGACTGGCGCGAGGGGTACGACTGGTTCCGGCGGAAACTCGTCGATCACAACCCCGCGAACGACAACGGCGGCTGGCAGTGGGCGGCCTCGACCGGCACCGACGCCCAGCCCTACTTCCGCATCTTCAACCCCATGACCCAGGGCGAGCGCCACGACCCCGACGCCGAATACATCCGGAAGTACGTCCCCGAACTCCGCGGGGTCGACCCCGACCTGATCCACGACTGGCACGAACTGTCGCCGACACAGCGCCGCCGGACGGCACCGGAGTATCCGGCCCCCGTCGTCGACCACAGCGAACGCCGGGAGCGAGCGCTCGCGATGTTCGAGCGGGCCCGCGGCGAACACGAGGACTGA
- a CDS encoding NADH dehydrogenase subunit translates to MSLSRLDGVTVPEIATTIRNAGVAGAGGSGFPTYAKWRRLDDVDHLLVNAQESEPVYHMDTWLGRERASGLAALFDALLGTALETVVVAPKLTDRDRLRPLETATDATVYLPDDLPLDPEAASGVVFAYTEDRYQYGMEQVLLRTVDGTVLAGDDLPMDHGWIVQNVETLANLRRALDSGTPVTRKYVHVAGDVPRHRFLDVPVGTPAAHLLDAAGIPIDAVPDDRVLLEGGPGWCFRTDGPPETFAVSKRTNGVLLVDRETVAAHTLGEGRIDLLDARDWDGDHEATPSALDPDAVRVPLVANPSLGPVAAADPIVASGDRVERGEMIATPGEAISNAHHATLDGTVTAVEARHVTIRAGAADDRSRD, encoded by the coding sequence ATGAGCCTCTCGCGCCTCGACGGGGTGACGGTTCCGGAGATTGCCACCACCATTCGCAACGCCGGCGTCGCGGGGGCGGGCGGGAGCGGGTTCCCCACGTACGCGAAGTGGCGGCGGCTGGACGACGTCGATCACCTCTTGGTCAACGCCCAGGAGAGCGAACCCGTCTACCACATGGACACCTGGTTGGGCCGCGAGCGTGCGTCCGGGCTCGCGGCCCTGTTCGACGCGCTGCTGGGGACGGCCCTGGAGACGGTCGTCGTCGCCCCGAAGCTGACCGACCGCGACCGACTCCGCCCGCTCGAAACCGCCACGGACGCCACCGTTTACCTGCCCGACGACCTGCCCCTCGACCCCGAGGCGGCGTCCGGCGTCGTGTTCGCGTACACCGAGGACCGGTACCAGTACGGCATGGAGCAGGTCCTCCTCCGGACCGTCGACGGGACGGTCCTCGCGGGTGACGACCTGCCGATGGACCACGGCTGGATCGTCCAGAACGTCGAGACGCTGGCGAACCTCCGGCGCGCCCTCGATTCGGGCACGCCGGTCACCCGGAAGTACGTCCACGTCGCCGGCGACGTCCCCCGTCACCGCTTTCTCGACGTCCCCGTGGGGACGCCGGCGGCCCACCTGCTCGACGCCGCGGGCATCCCCATCGACGCCGTCCCGGACGACCGGGTGTTGTTGGAGGGCGGCCCCGGGTGGTGTTTCCGGACCGACGGCCCGCCCGAGACGTTCGCCGTCTCGAAGCGGACGAACGGCGTCCTGCTCGTGGACCGGGAGACGGTCGCCGCACACACGCTGGGCGAGGGACGCATCGACCTCCTCGACGCCCGCGACTGGGACGGCGACCACGAGGCGACGCCCTCGGCGCTCGACCCCGACGCAGTCCGGGTACCGCTGGTCGCCAACCCGTCGCTCGGTCCCGTCGCCGCGGCCGACCCCATCGTCGCGTCGGGCGACCGGGTCGAGCGCGGCGAGATGATCGCCACGCCGGGCGAGGCCATCAGCAACGCTCACCACGCCACCCTCGACGGCACGGTCACGGCCGTGGAGGCCCGCCACGTCACGATCCGGGCGGGTGCGGCCGACGACCGTAGTCGCGATTGA
- a CDS encoding aldo/keto reductase: MTGETVTARGVEVPTVGLGTWRLRGDDCRRAVETALELGYRHVDTAQAYGNERRVGAAIRGSAVDREDVFLTTKLDGGNRDRESVRRSVTESCRRLDTDYLDCLLIHWPNAKPPFSPVRLPGATPLGETLDAMADLVAEGRVRHVGVSNFDVRLLDRARSRSEVPIFANQVQFNPYWDQRSLLSYCRRHDVLVTAYSPLCHGGVLHDDVLAAVGRRYDKTAAQVAIRWVIQHEGVRTVPKATTREHLRANREVFDFELTEAEMERIRRPSKLRAFAGFARSRLSG; the protein is encoded by the coding sequence ATGACAGGAGAGACCGTGACCGCCCGCGGTGTCGAGGTGCCGACGGTCGGTCTCGGCACGTGGCGCCTGCGCGGCGACGACTGTCGGCGGGCCGTCGAGACGGCGCTCGAACTGGGGTATCGACACGTCGACACGGCACAGGCCTACGGCAACGAACGACGGGTAGGGGCTGCGATCCGGGGGAGTGCGGTCGACCGCGAGGACGTCTTCCTGACGACGAAACTCGACGGCGGGAACCGGGATCGGGAGTCGGTCCGTCGGTCGGTCACCGAGAGCTGTCGGCGTCTCGATACCGACTACCTCGACTGTCTCCTGATCCACTGGCCGAACGCCAAGCCGCCGTTCTCGCCCGTTCGACTCCCGGGGGCGACGCCGCTCGGGGAGACGCTCGACGCGATGGCCGACCTGGTGGCCGAGGGGCGCGTCCGCCACGTCGGCGTCTCGAACTTCGACGTCCGCCTGCTCGACCGGGCGCGGTCGCGTTCCGAGGTGCCCATCTTCGCGAACCAGGTCCAGTTCAACCCCTACTGGGACCAGCGCAGCCTGCTGTCGTACTGCCGCCGGCACGACGTGTTGGTGACGGCGTACAGCCCGCTCTGTCACGGCGGGGTCCTCCACGACGACGTCCTCGCGGCCGTGGGCCGACGGTACGACAAGACCGCGGCCCAGGTGGCGATCCGGTGGGTCATCCAACACGAGGGCGTCCGCACGGTCCCCAAGGCGACGACGCGCGAGCACCTCCGGGCGAACCGCGAGGTGTTCGACTTCGAGTTGACCGAGGCGGAGATGGAGCGGATCCGGCGCCCCTCGAAGCTCCGGGCGTTCGCGGGGTTCGCCCGGTCGCGGCTGTCGGGGTGA
- a CDS encoding DUF7504 family protein — protein sequence MGGTHSGQPSDERSVDRSATTLLLSGSGGSGALDRLDVTPDAAEVLVVSAERSATAVVDEWRTAHRTLPAAFGLISFGEFARSAATAEDDDAPSRRSLPGHDVTVTTMSDPGNLQRLGTAVTLYLDDWADTDRETVVYVDDLGPFVEAGDLEPTFQFLHLLSQTVTGIDATLVVRADASTTDERTVDTLRPLFDRVLDDDVAPPALDTHTLHELLRNPRRRFVLRSLFEDDEATLDRLASRLATWENGTDDPTDAERTRAFTALASVHVPRLAEAGLVVFDRSEKRVTLSDVARGTERLEEHLNGSFDG from the coding sequence ATGGGGGGTACGCACAGCGGCCAGCCGAGCGACGAACGATCCGTCGATCGGTCGGCCACGACGTTACTGTTGTCCGGTTCGGGCGGGAGCGGCGCGCTCGATCGGCTGGACGTGACACCCGACGCGGCGGAGGTACTGGTGGTGTCCGCCGAGCGCTCGGCGACGGCCGTCGTCGACGAGTGGCGGACGGCTCACCGAACGCTCCCGGCGGCGTTCGGGCTGATCTCTTTCGGGGAGTTCGCCCGCTCGGCCGCCACGGCGGAGGACGACGACGCGCCGTCGCGCCGGTCGCTCCCCGGACACGACGTCACGGTGACCACGATGTCCGATCCCGGGAACCTCCAGCGACTCGGGACGGCGGTCACGCTCTATCTCGACGACTGGGCCGACACCGACCGCGAGACGGTCGTCTACGTCGACGACCTCGGCCCGTTCGTCGAGGCGGGCGACCTCGAACCGACGTTTCAGTTCCTCCACCTGCTGAGCCAGACGGTCACGGGCATCGACGCCACGCTGGTCGTCCGCGCCGACGCGTCGACGACCGACGAGCGGACGGTCGACACGCTCCGGCCGCTGTTCGACAGGGTGCTCGACGACGACGTGGCGCCACCGGCCCTCGATACCCACACGCTCCACGAACTGCTCCGCAACCCCCGGCGGCGGTTCGTGCTCCGCTCGCTGTTCGAGGACGACGAGGCGACCCTCGACCGGCTGGCCTCGCGGCTGGCGACCTGGGAGAACGGAACCGACGACCCCACCGACGCGGAGCGAACCCGGGCGTTCACGGCGCTGGCCTCGGTCCACGTGCCGCGGCTGGCCGAAGCCGGGCTGGTGGTGTTCGACCGCTCCGAGAAACGGGTGACGCTCTCCGACGTCGCGCGCGGCACCGAGCGACTCGAAGAACACCTGAACGGGTCGTTCGACGGCTGA